The following coding sequences lie in one Heyndrickxia oleronia genomic window:
- a CDS encoding S26 family signal peptidase, with the protein MKRLTLLFMLLILLIGCSKITVAQTITDEVTTPKLEIINNINSEMITFHNMSDSMDRGNHELSDKVVVVNTQIEKSKITRGSVVLFKNIDGEKVITRILGVPKEEIYVQDGQVYINSKELDTFYGKVHRLGYSQEEYFESMDKNKISYNKEEMEKLFKQNIKKITLGKNEFFVSGDDWLRSDQMKIKTGDIIGIVIGYKNKN; encoded by the coding sequence TTGAAAAGACTAACTTTATTATTTATGTTGCTAATTTTGCTTATTGGTTGTTCCAAAATAACTGTTGCCCAGACCATTACAGATGAGGTTACAACTCCCAAATTAGAAATTATAAATAATATTAATTCTGAAATGATCACATTTCATAATATGTCCGATTCTATGGACAGGGGGAATCATGAATTAAGTGACAAAGTCGTTGTTGTTAATACACAAATTGAAAAGTCAAAAATAACTCGAGGAAGTGTCGTTCTATTTAAAAATATCGATGGTGAAAAAGTAATAACAAGAATTTTAGGGGTTCCAAAAGAAGAAATATATGTTCAAGATGGTCAAGTATATATAAACTCAAAGGAACTAGATACTTTTTATGGAAAAGTTCATCGATTAGGCTATTCACAAGAGGAATATTTCGAAAGTATGGATAAAAATAAAATTTCCTATAATAAAGAGGAAATGGAAAAACTATTTAAACAAAACATAAAAAAAATTACTCTTGGTAAAAATGAATTTTTTGTGAGTGGAGATGATTGGTTGCGAAGTGACCAAATGAAAATCAAAACTGGAGATATTATCGGGATCGTGATTGGATACAAAAACAAAAACTAG
- a CDS encoding DUF4179 domain-containing protein, whose translation MIPAKRGPISMTKSKEKSVESIVDWFDQHKQSFYILGWSYLKSQEQMEELFYRSIVKVHKELPRYKRELSFDTWVTSIFIHICQEISDDRSLQVSEKGEPRHDLFNALDQLKKVEKEAVVLTYITGISQEDTAKLLQASVKQVKEYLFSGLQSLRKGMGDESRFKSCNEYQQNYIDYIERTLEREKKVEFEVHMYHCQDCQEDFADFKEIMLTLLNFTSSMKDFHVPSDFMENVTARLTEKDKQRRLKSKKRKRLGIVFASVFALLIGIEVFTGSFTSLYYTWAEEDPELRDLLQQGLVKRLDLEAESNGVKIKIRSAIADDVQTLVFYEIEDTAENNQYAIVYNEGASVENEYEIMNRETGHMYYYPPDLKSDQNNKEKNVFQGKLSLLALTKDNGTIKLKITQLLKLVRDPSDPNSFGVYENMEYKTGEWNFEIPVTKWPSKEYALDETTEIEGIPVRFNKLTIAPTATILKYAVNNEQPVKRVEFLTANNLEINNKKVKATIYDSSFTDFNMNESMFQTKFPSLYGEKPKEIKVQFGFARLTFEHQQAIELDPSSKYPETFEYAGSTISIDKVEVGESTNIVISNHDIENRAFESLNYDIVSEAEKEYSSMEMNSEWVLVDKNGIKYDEKETPFAYEEIEQPRYFYTVQEIQLKSNYAGETVIPKKLMINGYNTTKYFDDVVKISLKK comes from the coding sequence ATGATTCCAGCAAAAAGGGGTCCCATTTCAATGACTAAGTCAAAAGAAAAAAGTGTCGAATCGATCGTCGATTGGTTCGATCAACATAAACAATCATTCTATATTCTAGGTTGGTCCTATCTTAAGAGTCAGGAGCAAATGGAAGAGCTTTTTTACCGATCCATTGTAAAAGTCCACAAGGAGTTGCCGCGATATAAAAGAGAACTATCATTCGACACGTGGGTAACTTCTATTTTTATTCATATTTGCCAGGAGATTTCCGATGATCGTAGTTTACAAGTTTCTGAGAAAGGCGAACCACGCCATGATTTATTTAATGCACTTGATCAGTTGAAAAAGGTTGAGAAAGAGGCAGTAGTCCTTACGTATATCACAGGAATTTCCCAGGAGGATACAGCAAAACTTCTCCAAGCTTCAGTGAAACAGGTGAAAGAGTATTTGTTTTCCGGTCTCCAGTCACTTAGAAAAGGAATGGGGGATGAGTCACGCTTTAAGAGCTGTAACGAGTATCAACAAAATTACATTGATTACATAGAGAGAACATTGGAGCGGGAGAAAAAGGTTGAATTTGAGGTACATATGTATCATTGTCAAGACTGTCAGGAGGATTTCGCTGACTTTAAGGAAATCATGTTAACTCTATTAAATTTTACTAGTAGTATGAAAGATTTCCATGTGCCGTCTGATTTCATGGAGAATGTCACAGCTAGGCTGACAGAAAAGGATAAGCAAAGAAGATTGAAGAGTAAGAAACGGAAAAGATTGGGGATTGTTTTTGCAAGTGTGTTCGCTTTATTAATTGGCATAGAAGTTTTTACAGGATCTTTTACTAGCCTCTACTATACATGGGCAGAAGAAGATCCGGAATTACGTGACCTTTTACAACAGGGGCTGGTTAAAAGGCTGGATCTGGAAGCGGAAAGTAATGGGGTGAAGATTAAGATTAGGAGCGCGATCGCTGATGATGTCCAGACGCTTGTTTTTTATGAAATAGAGGATACAGCTGAAAATAATCAATATGCGATCGTTTATAATGAAGGTGCTTCTGTGGAAAATGAATATGAAATCATGAATAGGGAAACAGGTCACATGTACTATTATCCTCCTGATCTTAAATCGGATCAAAATAATAAGGAAAAGAACGTGTTTCAAGGAAAGCTTAGTCTCCTGGCACTGACAAAGGATAATGGGACAATTAAACTAAAAATCACACAGCTTCTAAAATTGGTTCGTGACCCTTCTGACCCAAATAGTTTTGGAGTTTACGAGAATATGGAATATAAAACAGGGGAATGGAACTTCGAGATCCCTGTAACAAAATGGCCATCTAAAGAATATGCATTGGATGAAACAACAGAAATAGAAGGAATCCCTGTTCGATTTAATAAACTAACCATTGCTCCAACAGCGACAATTCTAAAATATGCAGTTAATAATGAACAGCCAGTGAAGCGGGTAGAGTTTCTTACTGCTAATAATTTGGAAATAAACAATAAAAAAGTGAAAGCGACTATCTATGACAGCTCTTTTACAGATTTCAACATGAATGAAAGTATGTTTCAAACAAAATTTCCCTCACTTTATGGAGAAAAACCAAAAGAGATAAAAGTTCAATTCGGATTTGCTCGTTTAACATTTGAACACCAACAAGCGATAGAACTCGATCCTTCTAGTAAATATCCTGAAACCTTTGAATATGCTGGCAGTACGATCTCTATTGACAAGGTGGAAGTTGGAGAGTCTACTAATATTGTTATAAGCAATCATGACATCGAGAATCGAGCATTTGAGTCACTTAATTACGATATTGTGAGTGAGGCTGAAAAAGAATATAGTTCAATGGAGATGAATTCTGAATGGGTCCTGGTTGATAAGAATGGGATTAAATACGATGAGAAGGAAACCCCCTTCGCATATGAAGAAATCGAACAACCCCGTTATTTCTATACTGTTCAAGAGATACAGTTAAAAAGTAACTACGCCGGAGAGACTGTGATCCCTAAAAAGCTGATGATTAATGGATATAATACAACAAAATATTTTGATGATGTTGTGAAGATTTCGTTGAAAAAATAG
- a CDS encoding 3-oxoacyl-ACP synthase translates to MGIGIKKTGVYFPPGIETAADLAVKTGIPEQVIIEKFGLVQKHVADDSLHASDLAVAAGRQALEGIDPLSIDVVIYFGSPHKDYYVWSSAPKIQYELGAKNAYAFEIMNVSSCFPIALKVAKDMIAADQSIQNILLVGGCKESQVVDYANPRSRFMFNFADGGSAALVTRDSTESEILGNAILTDGSFHDDVRTPAGGSKHFASHETVEKNLHYIDVKDPQSMKERLDPVSIANFDTVIRKALHRSGYTPQDIKLLLPLHTKRSMFKELLQSLELPEEKAVYLNHHGHMSALDPCVGLHFAQEKGLLNPGDLAVAVSAGTGYTWAATVVKWKGEKI, encoded by the coding sequence ATGGGAATTGGGATAAAAAAAACAGGCGTCTATTTTCCGCCTGGCATAGAAACGGCAGCAGACTTAGCTGTAAAAACGGGCATACCGGAACAGGTGATTATCGAGAAGTTTGGTTTAGTCCAAAAGCATGTGGCAGATGATAGCCTGCATGCATCAGATCTTGCTGTTGCTGCAGGTAGGCAGGCGCTCGAAGGGATTGACCCGCTATCTATTGATGTGGTGATCTATTTTGGCAGCCCTCATAAGGATTATTATGTCTGGTCGAGTGCGCCAAAAATACAGTATGAATTAGGTGCGAAAAATGCCTATGCGTTTGAAATCATGAATGTCAGCTCCTGTTTTCCGATTGCCTTAAAGGTAGCAAAGGATATGATTGCTGCAGATCAATCGATTCAAAACATCCTCCTTGTTGGGGGCTGCAAGGAATCGCAAGTCGTGGATTATGCCAACCCGCGTTCGCGCTTTATGTTTAACTTTGCGGATGGAGGCAGTGCAGCACTCGTAACAAGAGATTCCACCGAGAGCGAAATTCTCGGAAACGCCATCCTGACAGACGGATCCTTTCATGATGATGTTAGAACACCTGCTGGAGGATCGAAGCATTTTGCCAGCCATGAAACGGTCGAAAAGAATCTTCATTATATTGATGTGAAGGATCCACAATCCATGAAAGAAAGACTGGATCCTGTGTCGATCGCCAATTTTGATACTGTGATTCGCAAGGCACTTCATAGAAGCGGTTATACTCCTCAAGATATTAAACTCCTATTGCCACTGCATACAAAACGATCAATGTTTAAAGAGCTCTTACAATCACTGGAACTTCCTGAAGAAAAGGCGGTCTACTTAAATCATCATGGCCATATGTCAGCCCTTGATCCATGTGTTGGCCTTCACTTTGCCCAGGAAAAAGGACTTCTGAATCCTGGCGATCTTGCTGTAGCAGTTAGTGCCGGAACGGGCTATACATGGGCTGCGACTGTTGTGAAGTGGAAAGGAGAGAAAATATGA
- a CDS encoding ABC transporter ATP-binding protein, with protein MSLLKLDNLETYLEQYHILQGVSLSVEEGSITVLFGRNGAGKTTTLRSIMGFNPSTTGTVHFQNQIISGISTHLISRKGIGYVPENQGIFSGLTVEETLNLAKAKSAGETEAKMEWMLELFPDLKKFWRKKSGLLSGGQKQMLAIARAYINGDGLLLIDEPSKGLSPIMVEKLMESLLKMKEKTTILLVEQNFLMASEIGDYFYIMDDGKIVHEGVMQDLKEDKETCQKYLGIA; from the coding sequence GTGAGTCTATTAAAACTGGATAATTTGGAAACCTATTTGGAGCAATATCACATTCTACAGGGCGTGTCCCTGTCTGTTGAAGAGGGAAGCATCACGGTCCTGTTCGGCAGAAATGGAGCAGGCAAAACGACAACACTCCGCTCGATTATGGGCTTCAATCCCTCAACTACTGGAACGGTGCATTTTCAAAACCAGATAATCAGTGGAATCTCTACCCATCTGATATCCAGAAAAGGAATCGGATATGTACCTGAAAATCAGGGGATATTCAGTGGCCTGACCGTAGAGGAAACACTGAATTTAGCTAAGGCAAAGAGTGCGGGAGAGACGGAAGCAAAAATGGAATGGATGCTGGAGCTATTCCCGGATTTAAAGAAATTTTGGCGCAAAAAAAGCGGCTTGCTTTCCGGCGGACAGAAGCAGATGCTGGCGATTGCCAGGGCGTATATTAATGGGGATGGTTTGCTGCTGATTGATGAGCCTAGCAAAGGCTTGTCCCCTATTATGGTTGAAAAGCTGATGGAATCACTTCTTAAAATGAAGGAAAAAACAACAATTCTTCTTGTTGAACAAAATTTTCTGATGGCCAGCGAGATAGGCGATTACTTTTATATTATGGACGACGGAAAAATTGTCCATGAAGGCGTGATGCAGGACCTAAAGGAAGATAAAGAAACCTGCCAGAAATACTTAGGGATAGCGTAG
- a CDS encoding substrate-binding domain-containing protein produces MSGMKSVLSIIIVLTLFVVTGCSGEKASSKEDTIKIGVLASLTGPLETYGKQTVAGFELGLEYATEGSNEVAGKKVKFIVEDTETKPDVAVRKATKLLEEDEVDFLVGSSSSGDTLAVLPLAEEYEKIMVVEPAVADSITGQNWNKYIFRTGRNSSQDAVAGAAAIAEKGVKIATFAQDNAYGREGIAAFKEGAEKLGATIVNEQYADPNSTDFTANIQSIIKEKPDYLYIVWAGSNAPWKQLKDMQLEEQGIKISTAAQDIASLKTMDSLIGMSGFSIYYHTLPDNEVNDWLVEQHKKKFDGEIPDLFTAGGMTAAISIVEALKKTEGDKDVDGLISAMENMEFETPKGTMKFRAEDHQALQSLYAVTLEEQEGVDHPVPVLIRELNMDETEPPVRNSK; encoded by the coding sequence ATGTCTGGCATGAAGTCTGTTTTATCGATCATCATCGTACTCACTCTTTTCGTAGTAACAGGTTGTTCCGGGGAAAAGGCAAGCTCGAAGGAGGACACCATCAAAATCGGTGTTCTTGCTTCCTTAACCGGTCCGCTTGAGACGTATGGAAAGCAGACAGTAGCGGGATTTGAACTTGGGCTAGAATATGCAACCGAAGGATCGAATGAAGTCGCAGGCAAGAAGGTGAAGTTTATCGTCGAAGATACGGAAACTAAGCCGGATGTCGCGGTAAGAAAAGCAACGAAGCTGCTGGAAGAGGATGAGGTCGATTTCTTAGTAGGTTCATCAAGCTCTGGAGATACGCTGGCCGTCCTGCCGCTTGCTGAGGAATACGAAAAAATTATGGTGGTGGAGCCTGCGGTTGCCGACAGCATCACTGGTCAAAATTGGAATAAGTATATTTTCCGGACAGGACGAAACTCCTCACAGGATGCTGTAGCTGGTGCAGCTGCAATCGCTGAGAAAGGTGTGAAAATTGCAACCTTCGCACAGGATAATGCCTATGGCAGAGAGGGAATCGCAGCTTTTAAAGAGGGAGCAGAAAAGCTCGGTGCGACGATTGTGAATGAACAATATGCCGATCCAAATTCAACTGACTTCACAGCGAATATTCAAAGCATTATAAAAGAAAAGCCTGATTATCTCTATATCGTCTGGGCAGGTTCCAATGCACCGTGGAAGCAGTTAAAGGATATGCAGCTTGAAGAGCAGGGGATTAAAATATCTACTGCCGCACAGGATATCGCTTCTTTAAAAACAATGGATTCCTTAATTGGCATGAGTGGTTTTTCCATTTACTATCATACGCTGCCAGATAATGAAGTCAATGACTGGCTAGTGGAGCAGCATAAGAAAAAATTCGATGGGGAAATCCCTGATCTCTTTACTGCTGGCGGGATGACGGCTGCGATCTCTATTGTCGAGGCGCTTAAGAAAACAGAAGGCGACAAAGATGTTGACGGCTTAATTAGCGCAATGGAAAATATGGAATTTGAGACTCCGAAGGGAACGATGAAATTCCGGGCAGAGGACCATCAGGCTTTACAATCGTTGTATGCTGTAACCCTTGAAGAACAGGAAGGTGTGGATCATCCGGTTCCAGTTCTCATCAGGGAATTAAATATGGATGAAACAGAGCCACCAGTCAGAAATAGCAAATAA
- a CDS encoding MaoC family dehydratase has product MVNSYHIGQQASCSKTITETDFILFAGVSGDFNPIHIDAEYAKQTRFKQRIAHGLLTSSLLSQLLGVHLPGKGAVYVEQTIQFKAPVFIGDTITAQGTVQEIDEKRRILTLLTQCFNQEGTLVLTGTAKMMVPEDGGVI; this is encoded by the coding sequence ATGGTGAATAGTTATCATATCGGTCAACAGGCCTCTTGCAGCAAAACGATTACTGAAACCGACTTTATCCTGTTTGCAGGAGTAAGCGGTGACTTCAATCCCATCCATATTGATGCGGAATATGCCAAACAAACGAGGTTTAAACAGCGTATTGCACATGGGCTTTTAACTTCAAGCTTATTATCACAGCTCTTAGGTGTTCATCTACCCGGCAAAGGGGCCGTTTATGTCGAGCAAACCATCCAGTTTAAAGCCCCTGTTTTTATAGGCGACACCATTACAGCACAAGGAACCGTACAAGAAATTGATGAAAAGAGACGAATACTGACATTGCTAACACAGTGCTTTAATCAAGAGGGGACACTCGTTTTGACAGGTACCGCCAAGATGATGGTTCCTGAGGATGGAGGGGTAATTTAA
- a CDS encoding 6-bladed beta-propeller — protein MKKVRSLVLFLLLFSLMSGSSVFAEESYRFQHAWGNETDPSNEFRTPVAMAKDHSGNIYMADMGNHRIVKMDSSGKILKTYGTLGHSPGQFNMPFGIAVDQEGNILVADTGNFRIQKFDSEFRFLNSWGTKGEGNNQFGFPREIAIDQENNYYITDEFNHRIQKFTSDGQFLLTIGSYGKGDGQMALPQGLAINNKGEVYVADTYNNRIQVFDQNGSFIRKIGGLEPGIGAYQFYHPRGINFEPKSGALYVADTYNNRIMKFDDKDRFVYTTGIFPNLVYPNQILPSENGDLFITDTGNNRIEVYKEIGLSITYKMTIGLARYGDKQYAGPYDVQSDSKGNVFVSDSFNHRILKYNANGSLVSKWGSMFGTGGPFGYGSYYGQFFVPRQLAVDRYDNVYVADSVNHRIQKFSNSGTFLAAYGSLGTLSGFFQFPSGVAVDSKGNIFVSDSENNRIQKFNSFFVYMKEWGRKGTGNGEFSQPMQLAIDSKDNVYVVDRINNRVQKFDNNGKFLAKWGTNNGSGNLDPLENWGEEPGDLFLPTGIAIDDQDRVYVTDTSNNRMNVYDENGRFIEQFGSFSGEDGQFFSPQGLDIDHNGNIIIADGLLQKIQFFKKEN, from the coding sequence ATGAAAAAGGTAAGGAGTCTCGTCCTTTTCCTTCTTTTATTTTCCCTTATGTCTGGCTCGAGCGTGTTTGCAGAGGAGTCCTATCGTTTCCAGCATGCGTGGGGAAATGAGACCGATCCTTCTAACGAGTTCCGAACGCCGGTAGCAATGGCGAAGGATCACTCAGGGAATATATACATGGCTGATATGGGGAATCATCGTATTGTAAAAATGGATTCCTCCGGTAAAATTCTAAAGACATATGGCACGCTCGGTCATTCCCCTGGTCAATTTAATATGCCATTTGGCATCGCTGTTGATCAGGAAGGGAATATTCTCGTTGCTGATACAGGGAACTTTCGCATTCAAAAGTTCGATTCTGAATTCAGATTTTTAAATAGCTGGGGGACGAAAGGGGAAGGAAATAATCAATTCGGTTTCCCAAGAGAAATTGCGATCGATCAGGAAAACAATTATTACATTACCGATGAATTTAATCACCGAATTCAAAAATTTACTTCTGACGGCCAGTTTCTCCTTACGATTGGTTCCTATGGAAAAGGTGATGGCCAGATGGCTCTCCCGCAAGGCCTTGCGATAAACAATAAGGGGGAGGTCTATGTAGCTGATACGTACAATAATCGAATTCAAGTGTTTGATCAAAACGGCAGCTTCATAAGGAAAATTGGCGGGCTGGAGCCTGGAATAGGCGCATATCAATTTTACCATCCAAGAGGAATTAACTTTGAGCCAAAGTCTGGAGCTCTCTATGTAGCCGACACTTATAATAACCGAATCATGAAATTTGATGATAAGGATAGGTTTGTTTATACGACAGGGATTTTTCCTAATCTAGTGTATCCGAATCAGATTTTACCATCCGAGAATGGCGATTTATTCATTACGGACACAGGGAATAATCGCATTGAGGTGTACAAGGAAATTGGCCTGAGTATTACCTATAAAATGACCATCGGCTTAGCCAGATACGGAGACAAACAATATGCAGGACCTTATGATGTGCAAAGCGATTCAAAAGGAAATGTCTTTGTATCCGATTCGTTTAATCACCGGATTTTGAAATATAATGCAAACGGAAGTCTAGTAAGCAAATGGGGAAGCATGTTCGGAACTGGCGGGCCGTTTGGCTATGGCAGTTATTATGGTCAATTTTTTGTACCGCGGCAACTAGCGGTTGACCGTTATGACAATGTCTATGTAGCAGACTCAGTGAATCACCGAATTCAAAAGTTCTCCAATTCAGGGACGTTCCTTGCGGCGTACGGCTCATTAGGAACATTAAGCGGCTTTTTCCAATTCCCGAGCGGGGTGGCAGTTGACAGCAAAGGCAATATCTTTGTGTCCGACTCGGAAAACAATCGAATTCAAAAGTTTAATTCCTTTTTCGTCTACATGAAGGAATGGGGTAGAAAAGGGACTGGCAATGGTGAATTCTCTCAGCCGATGCAGCTTGCCATCGATTCTAAAGACAATGTGTATGTAGTGGATCGAATCAACAATCGTGTTCAAAAATTCGATAACAATGGCAAGTTTCTCGCGAAGTGGGGAACGAATAACGGAAGCGGGAACCTCGATCCATTGGAAAATTGGGGCGAAGAACCGGGTGATTTGTTCTTGCCGACAGGAATTGCCATTGATGACCAGGACCGTGTCTATGTAACTGATACGTCAAATAATCGCATGAATGTCTATGATGAAAATGGAAGATTCATCGAACAATTTGGTTCCTTTAGTGGCGAAGACGGGCAGTTTTTCTCACCTCAGGGGCTAGATATTGATCATAATGGGAACATCATTATCGCAGATGGACTGCTTCAAAAAATACAGTTCTTTAAAAAAGAAAATTAA
- a CDS encoding ABC transporter ATP-binding protein, translating into MDPILETKNLSVSFGEHDVIRNVTLKIERGRLISIIGPNGAGKTTLFNLLSGQISPTKGDIYFKNENITKLSVPLRARRGIGRSFQLTNIFPELTVLENIRLAIQSSSNDYYSILPRLSSRSRQQEEAKAFMKKCMLSGKEEVLAQDLAHGEKRKLELAMLLALKTELLLLDEPTAGISIEEVPAILEVIENIKKEGLYTIILIEHKMEMVMHLSDTLVVLFNGELLASGNPQEIIKDQRVQTAYLGGLHRESIKTG; encoded by the coding sequence ATGGACCCTATTCTGGAAACGAAAAACCTATCTGTTTCCTTTGGTGAGCATGATGTCATCAGAAATGTGACCTTGAAAATAGAGCGCGGAAGGCTCATCTCTATTATCGGTCCAAACGGGGCGGGCAAGACCACGCTTTTTAACTTGCTGAGCGGCCAAATTTCACCGACAAAGGGAGACATATATTTTAAAAACGAGAATATAACCAAGCTTTCTGTCCCATTACGGGCGAGAAGGGGCATTGGCCGCTCCTTCCAGCTCACAAATATTTTTCCGGAGCTGACCGTTCTTGAGAATATCAGGCTGGCCATCCAATCCTCAAGCAATGATTACTACTCCATCCTGCCGCGGCTATCTTCCAGGAGCCGCCAGCAGGAGGAAGCAAAGGCTTTTATGAAGAAATGTATGCTGAGTGGCAAGGAAGAGGTACTAGCACAGGATTTGGCTCATGGGGAAAAAAGAAAGCTGGAGCTGGCGATGCTGCTCGCTCTAAAAACAGAATTACTGCTTCTTGATGAACCTACAGCAGGAATATCGATTGAAGAGGTTCCTGCCATTCTGGAAGTAATCGAGAACATTAAAAAGGAAGGCTTGTACACGATTATATTGATCGAACACAAAATGGAAATGGTTATGCATTTATCGGATACACTTGTGGTTCTATTTAATGGCGAGCTCTTGGCCAGCGGGAATCCGCAGGAAATCATAAAGGATCAAAGGGTTCAAACGGCATATTTAGGAGGCTTGCATCGTGAGTCTATTAAAACTGGATAA
- a CDS encoding branched-chain amino acid ABC transporter permease, translating to MEVFINLLVNGVSTGLLIFLLAAGLTLIFGLMNVLNFAHGGLFVWGAFSGAWIFKETNSFLLAIAGAIVIGIGLGWVMERFLIRPVYGNHVRQLLITLGGMLILSESIKIFWGPNPIRVNLPGWLEGSYQFDGIIIIKYRVFVIVIGLLLYLALWLLLSRTQIGLMIRAGVMDKEMVQALGINVKGLFTFVFLLGAALAALGGALLAPYSGVVFAEMGMQYAILAFIVVIIGGMGSLQGSALASLIVGVAGAFMAYFMPDLSLALNMLLLVIVLLVKPTGLLGEKGSAV from the coding sequence ATGGAAGTTTTTATTAATTTATTGGTCAATGGGGTTTCAACAGGGCTGCTTATTTTCCTTCTGGCTGCTGGACTTACTTTAATTTTTGGATTAATGAATGTGTTGAATTTTGCCCATGGCGGATTATTCGTCTGGGGGGCTTTTTCAGGCGCATGGATTTTTAAGGAAACAAACAGCTTTTTATTAGCGATTGCTGGTGCCATTGTGATCGGAATCGGATTAGGCTGGGTCATGGAGAGATTTCTCATTCGGCCAGTTTACGGGAATCATGTCCGGCAGCTGCTGATCACATTAGGTGGCATGCTGATTTTATCAGAAAGCATCAAAATCTTTTGGGGACCCAATCCCATTCGGGTAAATTTGCCGGGATGGCTGGAAGGAAGCTATCAATTTGACGGAATTATTATTATTAAATATCGTGTGTTTGTGATTGTGATCGGCTTGCTTCTATATTTGGCATTATGGCTTCTGCTCAGCCGTACGCAGATCGGCCTGATGATCAGGGCTGGTGTCATGGATAAGGAAATGGTCCAGGCGCTCGGAATCAATGTAAAGGGACTGTTTACCTTTGTCTTCCTGCTGGGAGCGGCATTGGCTGCTTTAGGAGGGGCGCTTTTGGCGCCATATTCAGGAGTCGTTTTTGCGGAAATGGGCATGCAGTACGCTATATTAGCTTTCATTGTCGTGATCATTGGCGGAATGGGCAGCCTGCAAGGATCTGCACTTGCTTCCCTGATTGTAGGTGTAGCGGGAGCCTTTATGGCCTATTTTATGCCTGATTTGTCACTCGCATTGAATATGCTCCTTTTGGTTATTGTTTTATTAGTGAAACCAACTGGACTGCTGGGAGAAAAGGGGAGTGCAGTATGA
- a CDS encoding branched-chain amino acid ABC transporter permease encodes MVLIMLLFPFVNDSRSILILFTQIFIFAIFAMSFDILLGYTGIVSFGHCMFFGIGAYSTAIIFNHLEANLLTFIIGLVIGIVLSALVSYIIGLLSLRLKSHFYAMLTLAVSQLFLVLAEKWRGFTHGGDGFTFSVPDVFKDRTSFYYIALLSVAVVFILLKLFTESSTGKVLKAISQNEYRAAALGFRTLHYKLIASVTAGVAASFSGALYAVSLRFINTNVFSIEVTLDALLMTMIGGLGTLAGSIAGAGIIEFLRHYLSELAMSYPIFERWTIILGFLYIVVLLGFPSGLAGFIKKFTLKKKRKVKKKGELERTA; translated from the coding sequence ATTGTCTTGATTATGCTGCTGTTCCCATTTGTCAACGACTCCCGAAGCATACTGATTTTATTCACACAAATCTTTATCTTTGCTATTTTTGCGATGAGCTTTGATATCCTTTTAGGGTATACCGGTATCGTATCCTTTGGTCATTGTATGTTCTTTGGAATTGGTGCCTACAGTACGGCGATTATTTTTAATCATTTGGAAGCCAATCTGCTTACGTTTATCATCGGTTTGGTTATAGGAATTGTCCTGTCAGCCTTGGTGAGCTATATCATCGGCTTATTATCGTTAAGGCTCAAAAGCCATTTTTATGCGATGCTGACATTGGCGGTTTCCCAGCTTTTTCTCGTTTTAGCGGAGAAGTGGCGTGGATTCACACATGGGGGAGATGGATTTACATTCAGTGTGCCTGATGTATTCAAGGATCGTACTTCCTTCTATTATATTGCACTCCTCAGTGTGGCGGTTGTGTTTATTCTGCTGAAGCTTTTCACGGAATCATCTACTGGCAAAGTGTTAAAAGCCATCTCTCAGAATGAATATCGGGCAGCGGCATTAGGGTTTAGAACGCTGCATTATAAGCTAATCGCCAGTGTAACGGCAGGGGTGGCCGCATCCTTTAGTGGAGCACTATATGCTGTATCATTAAGATTCATCAATACCAATGTCTTTTCCATCGAAGTCACGCTCGATGCGCTATTAATGACGATGATTGGAGGACTAGGAACACTTGCTGGATCCATTGCCGGGGCAGGAATAATTGAGTTTTTAAGGCATTACCTCTCAGAGCTTGCGATGTCCTACCCTATTTTTGAAAGATGGACCATTATCCTCGGGTTCTTATATATCGTGGTACTGCTTGGATTCCCTTCCGGCTTGGCAGGATTTATTAAGAAATTCACTTTGAAAAAGAAGCGGAAGGTGAAGAAAAAAGGGGAATTGGAGAGGACTGCTTAG